The Desulfovibrio sp. G11 region CGCTGGGCAATGCCCGTATGAATAATGGCCTTACCCACTATAAACATACAGCTGATAATAAGCACCGTGGTGCTGGCAAATCCGGATATGGCCTCCTGCACGGGCAATACGCCGCTGAGCGTCAGAGCCAGTATAATAAGAACGGCAACCACATCATTGCGCAGCGCGTTAGTTACAAGAAAAATAACAGCCACACCAAGCACTGCAAGGGTGACAGTCATATCATAAGTGAGCATAAAAAACGTCTCCACAGAAAAATAGTACGTCCGGTGATTAACACCGGATCAAATTGCACATAAAATCAAATTGCATGAAAATGCTGACAGACAACCACCTTCATCTTGTGAGGCGGCGAGATGAACCCCGTTCAGAGATAAAAAAGACGCTATCCGGAATTTCTGTCTAAAAAAGACATTCCAGCAGCGCCTGATAATGACGGCGAACAGCGGCAAGGTCAATACGTCCGGCGGCCGGTGTGCCGCTTGAGCAATACCTGTGAACTACTTGGGGGGTATTGTAGAGCATTTCACACTTGAAATGCTCTACAAGGATTTGTCTCCAAATCCTTGTAGCCAAATGATTGTAGGGCGGCTTTGCCGACCGTTAAGCAATCATTTGAAACGCTCATTGCTCTAGGTGTAGTGTTCCAATAGGTTGTTCACCCTCCCCCAAGTCGGTAAAGCTGGAGTTAACAGACCACAGCAAACCGAGTGAGGGAAAGGGTGAACAACGTGTTGACACTCTACACCTAGTGACAACGCAGCAGAAATGCGCCTTGCCCGGTCACAGGACTGCCGCATCTGCTCGGAATCTGTGGCCGTCAGGGCCTTGGCAAGCCCATTGCGGTGCGGCACGGCTTTTTGCCAGCCGGGTTGCACCCAAGGGAGTCGCCTTGCCCATCCTGAAAAAACAGAACCAAGTGTTGAAGAATTCTAAACAGCGGCAACCCGAACCGAAGCCTCAAGTTCTTCAAGGCTGGACTTGCCCATGAGGCGGGCCAGGCAGGCGTAACGCTCCAGGGCCGTATTGCGTCCTGTCTGCCGGGCATGCCGCAGATCCCGGGCATACAGGGCAAGTGTGCCTGGCGAAAGGGTTTCAAGTTCGCAGCGGAGGTATTTTTTAAAAGCCCCCCGGTTGTCAGGCACGATCACATTGGGATATTTTGCAGAAGCGCCACGCATAAAAATTTCTTCCGCATCCGCAATTTCATCCAGCAAGGGGCTTACACTTAAAGGAGGCAGCCGGTCATCCATGCGGGCGTATTTTTCAATCATGAAGTTGCGCCCCGCCAGTTCGGCATTGCGCAGATCATCAAGATACGAGGCAAGCGTGTCGGTGTTCAGTGGTTCATGGGCCATACGCCTCATGACCCTGAAACTGTCTGGCCGCTGCTGGCAGATGGCTGTTCCGCCTTCATTAGGTGTTGCCAGAAACATGACAAGCTCCCGCTCGATAATTTCCGCCAACAGCGCTTCGCGCGCATCCTGCCCAAGAGATTGCGACCCCGAAACCGGCTGCGTCCCCAGCTCTGCCGAGGCCCTGCGGCACAGCTCAAGATTTTTTTTATAGCTTTCCGCTTCGGCGCTGCGGCCTTTACCCAGTTTTTCATAACAGGCTACCGCCTCTTCAAGGGTACGGGCGGCCTCGATCCACTGCCCATCAGAAGCCAGCGCCACGCCCAGATTACCCAGTGAAAAGGCAGTGTCCTCGTGCTCGCCGCAGACCTTCCGGCGCAGGGCAACGGCCTGGCGATGCCAGTCTATGCCCGCAGCGAGCAGGCCGCGCTCTTCATATAGGCGTCCCAGATTGTTCAGGCAGGTTCCCAGTTGCTGGTCCGGCAGCGTCCCGGACGTGCGGGCATGCCCTTCCCATATGCCTCTGGCACGTTGCAGGCACTGTTCCGCCCGGTCCCACTCTTTTCGGCGGTAATACACTGCAGAAAGGTGAAGCAACGCGCTGGCCAAACGGGGAGAATGCGCGCCAAAGGCCGACTCACAAGCGGCAGCTGCTTCCAGTCCCAGCTCTTCGCTCTTGCTGTAGCTTCCCGTTTCCAGCCAGAGATGGGCCAGATTCTGCATCAGGTTCAAAGTTAAGGGAGAAGATGAACCATAGGCATTGCGCAAGAGAGCGAGACCTTCTTCCATAACAGACACAGCCTCGGCCCCCCGGCTCATAGCCAGCAGCACACGGGCCGTGGCCTCAAGGGTCGTGGCGCGGCACAACGGGGTATTGTCACATGTGCGTAACAGCGTACGCAGCCGCGCAAGGCTGTCTTCAGGGCACCCCTGAGCCAGAGGCTCCAGGGCAGCCTGCAAATCCCTGCCCCACTGTTCCTGACTCACCATACTCTCTCCTTCAGCCTTGCAGCATGTCCATATGACGCAACTGAGGTTCCCGCACATGGCGCATGATCTGCGGGCCATGCGCCCAAAGCCAGTTACCCGTATCTTGGCTCAGGCCCATATGACGCAAATGCCGTGCAACGGCTGCACAAAAATCTTCGGCCACGCGCGTAGCCTCCATATCTTCCGCCCCACGCAAGGGCATGGCCGCAAGCCTGTTCACGGTCTGCGTAACCTCGGCCCCCAGTATGGGCAGCGAGGACGCAAGGCGCGCGGCCCACTTGTAGAAAGGCATGTAGCGGGCATTGCACAGATATACCAGCGACAGTGCGGCCTCGGCAAAGCGAGTCACGCAGAACATGGCCGCAGGACCATCGCCCCGCTGCAGGCATCTGGGCAGATTGTACTGGCCCGCCTGCGCCATGATCATGCATCGCGCCGCCATCTTTTTCAGCCGCACATCATCCGGATAGCCAGCGAGCAATGCCCTGCGCCGCCGTGTGAATTCCCCTGCCCCGTCTTCAAAAACCTCGCCGTTGGTGCAGGCAGCCAACTGATATTCCGGAATAGCCAGCCATTCCTGCCAGGTAGCCGGAAGTTCCGACAAGCCGGTGAAAAAAGTGTAAAAATCCTCAACAGCCAACGGTCCCACCCGGCCAAGGCGTTTCGCAGGCGCAAGTCTGCTGTCAAAGCCGCCAAAGTGGGCGGGAAGGCGCCTCAGAGCCGCCTCAATACGTGGCGCATGGCGCTGTAGCTCGGCATGCGGCAGCCACAGGCAAAAGGCAGGACCGAAATCATGATCACGAGAGGCCGTGTCATCGCAGCCAAAACACTCAGAACCTTCGCCTACCAGCCCAATTGCGGCACGAGCCATGATATCAGGAATTTCTTCCCACAAAACAGGACGACAAGCGTGGTAAAATTCACGGGCCAGGGTCAATCCCTGCATGAGAGCCTCCGGCTCTGCGACGGGCGCGTCATAATTCAGGCCGTTATGGAACTGTTGGCACTGCTGCGCCAGGCGTTCAGTCTGCCTTTGCCATAAGGCTGCGTACATTTCCGGGGCGGCTGACTTTCACAAGCACCTCGGTAACAAAAAGCTCTTCGTGATTAGTGGTCCAGAAGTCGGTCACGTAGCGCTCATACGAACCCTGATCGCAAATATAGTTGTTCGATGCGCACCAGCGCTGGATTTTCCTGTAGGTATCGCGGATAGCCCCGTGCTCCCCGATATGATAGCAGCATGCCGCGAGAAAGCCCCCGTACGGCTGCGTTTCTTCCGGCTGACAGGGGAGGATGGTCTTCTGCAGGATCTGTACGTTCTGAGGCTCATCCTTGATGCGGTCTTCAATGGAAGAAAAACGGATCATGACCGGTCCGGTGATGCTGTTGCTCACCGACTCCACATAGTTGGTAAATTCAAGATTTATGATGGCAGATTTGATATCGGATGAAAAAGTCTGGTCATGAAAGAGCAGGTCGTCCGGCTGCACGTACTTTACCGATACACTGTGCAGACCATTCTCAAGCACCATCTCAGCCTCGTGCAGCAACTCAAGCCAGTCGTGCACCGAGGTGAGGCGAAGGTGCAGGGTTCTTTCTTCTTCCTGAAGCCCTTCGATCTTTTTCATAAAAATTTTGCGTAAGGCCGTAAGCGAGGTATTGCTGCCCAATTCGAAGGCTTCGCGGATTTCACCAAGGTGAAATCCCATCTGCTTGTAATATTTCAGCGGCGGCACTGCCAACAGGTCTTCCTGTGTATAATAGCGGTAATTGTTGGCTCCGTGCCGCTTGGATTCGATCAGGCCAAGATCATCGTAAAAGCGCAGGGCTTTCTTCGAGATATTGGAAATCTCGCTCATCTGGCTGATGGAATATCTTCGTTTTGTCATGACAGTACCCGAAATCCTGTACAGAGGGGCAATAGGGGCGATGCCCGGCAGGATGACAGCCCGTGACCGTAATGGGTCGCAGACGTATCGCCCTAAAAGCTGCAACACAGGCCCACTGTGCGGCGGCCGCCTTGCGTGGGGAAGCCTCTAACCTCTTCCCCGCGCAAGCGCCAGTGCGGTTTACCCGACTCTTCAATCAACGCTTGCATTTTTCAAAGAACCGTCAGGCAAACAGCTTACGTCAATAACCGATGAATATTCATCATCTTTTGTAAACCCGTCAAACCGCCGTCTCTTTGCCCAGAGATCAACACGGACTTTTTAACGGGTTTTATGAATCCAAGCCTTCTCGCTATCCACAAGCGGTTCCGCCGTCAATATCTGTAATGCCGGCAGAACCGCCCGTGAGGCATAAGGGCCGGACATCCGGCACCAACGCCAGGCGTTAGTCCGGAATATAGCGGTTAATGGTAGCTGCGCCGTCCGCATCAGCGCTGAAGTACATGCGCACTTCGCCCTGATCATCAAGCTCAAAACGCGATTCCACCAGCAGACCGTTGGCGACCGCGGTCATGAGCGCAGTCAGCACGTCTTTTTTGTTAAAAGCACGAAATGAAGCATAGGTTCCCTTCAGGGCACCCATAACATCTTCGGTGCAGGCCTCAGTCACGGTCGTCATATATTTAAGGATGGCATAGTTCAAAGGTTTCATGACGGACTACCCCTTCTTCCTGAAGAAATCCAACGGATTGACAGCGATAATAAAGATACCGGCCACCATGATAACAGCGGCGATCCACACCAGGGGTGCCAGCGCGTAGCCGTCAATGCCAAACCACAGGCCGAGCACAAGCCAGCAGAAGAAGGGACCCCAGAACGAGAAGGCGCCGTTGCACGACATGCCAAGTCCGGTGCCGCACATGGCGTTGCCCTTGTACCAGAGCATGAAGGCAAAATACGCGCCAAAGCCGGCCACAAGGAACCAGGGCATGGCGGCGGTGTCGGTAAAGGCGGTCTTGATCATAAAAAAGGCACTGTCGCCACCGATGAGGGCGAAAAGGGGCACCAGAATGCAAAGGTTGGTCACAGCGGAAGTGACCTGGCGGATGGTGATGCCGATTTCAGGATCAATCATGGAAGTGGCGTAACCGCCCACGCAGCCTTCAAGCCCCCAGCCGAAAGCGGCCAGAAAGCCAAAGGTCAGGCCAAGAAAAAGGTTCGGCGGCGCGTTCTCGGCAAGGCCGGTGCTGCCGATCATGGCGCTGGCAGAGAAGCAGATAAAAATACCCAGAGCCATGCGGGCAGAAATCGCCTGCTTGAAAAGGATGCGGCTCAGAATGGTACCGATGGCCGGGCAAAGGGCGCTGATAGGCACAATAATAGACCCGGCGCTCTGCAGGCCAAGCACATAGCAGGTGCTTGCCAGAGGCCCGCCAATAACAGCCACGCCGATAAGGATGGCACCGGGTTTGGTGCGCAGGCAGCGGAAAAAGTCACCCAGTTTGCCCTTGCCTATGGCAATAAGCACAGCCCAAAAAGCGCTGCAGGCGTCAGTAACGGCCGCGCCCAGCGCCCCCAGAAGAAACATGACGGAAAAATCCGAAAGCCCCGATCCCCCCCCATACCACACGCCCCACACGCCCATGGTCATGGCCAGGGTCATAAAGGCAGTATAGGTGCCGTAAGAAACCCCCGACATGGTTGCGGTGAATACGCCTCGCCGCCTGAAGCTGCTCGTCAGTTTTGTTTTGGCCTCAAGGGCCGCCTCGGATCCGCCCAGGCCGGAAACCCCAGAGGGTTGTACCGTGTGCTCCATGACCTACTCCTTCTCTCACTGAATGGTGTGATATGGCGGAAAACGTCCTTGCCCCGGCAAAGCCGCTACGCCCAATTACTTCCACCATAAGCTTACCCCAAGCAGGAAGGTCAATAGAGTTCATAAAATATGACGCATAAAATTCCACTTTTTCATTGATTGAGAAAAAATCTCAAAAGCCATGCCGTGCAACGGTTGCGAACCACCTCGGAGTAAATGCATAACACAAGATATTTATTGAACATTATCCCAAACACAACCCGATTCCCCCCCCCCACACGGGCAAAGACGACATCAAAAAGAGACAACTTGGACCACGCTGTTCAAAAATAGCGCTAACCCTTCTTTTTTCCTCTTATCCATCCCCTGCGCGGGAACTGAGCAAACCTTTTGTTTATGTGCCTGCCCAAGGTTCCCCAATGAAAATATTTTTCGTAACACACTGATAATACATTGCTTACATGTAAAAATCTAATCAGTACCACATAAAAATACACATACAGCCAGACCATAAATGCGTTCCGTATCCTTGCAAAAACAATCACGCTTCCACAGAAACAACCTGAAAAACACCGCGCAATTAATCCCCGCAGCCACATGACAGGTTCCACACAGGTTTTCTTCGCCTGTAGCAAGGCGCCTTTGCCAAAAAAAATTCCCAATAATGCTATCTTCCTATAACTATGTGGTTTATTTACTAAATATAAAAACAATCCCCAAAAAGCCTATGAAACTGAATTTTTTATACCAAAAAATTCGAAAAGGCCTTGACCTTGCCCCATAGGGGAAAGGTTACAAAGAAGATAAGAATCATTTTCACCGCCGCCAAGGTGGCTTGCGGCACAAATACGAAGCTCATGGAGCGTGTATGCTGTATGCAGGTGAGGAGGCCCTCGGCCTCATTGAAACGCTGGGGATGGTGCCTGCCATTTATGGGGCGGACAACATGCTCAAAGCCGCAGATGTAGAACTGATCGCTTACGAAAACGTAGGTTCTACTCTTGTAACCATTATGGTAAAGGGCGATGTGGCAGCCGTGCAGGCCTCTGTGGCCGCCGGGGCCGCAGCTGCAGCCACCATAGGCAAGCTCACGGCGCAAAATGTCATGCCGCGCCCGGTTCGCGGGGTTGGCGGCATCGCCATGGCCCACGTTGTGGACTCCATACCCGAGGGTGACCCCGGCCTACGTTCGCTGGGCATGATTGAAACCTTCGGGATCGTCTATCTTATGGAAGCGGCTGACGCCATGATAAAGACGGCCGATGTGGAGCTTATCGGCTATGAAAACGTGGCTTCTGGCTACTGTTCCGCCCTTGTTCAGGGCGACGTGGCGGCCTGCAAATCCGCAGTGGAGGCGGGCGTCAAGGCCGTAAAAAATATGGGTACAGACGTCTACAGTTCCTGCGTCATCCCCACCCCTCACCGGCATCTTGTAAAACTTGTACGGCGGTACACCCTGGCCTAGCCGGGCACAGACCACGGAGCAGCATCATGATCGGCGACAAGGACCTCATTTCTATACAGCAGGCGCGCATTCTGGCCGAAAATGCCATTGAAGCCGGCAAAAAACTGGCCGCCCTGCCACAAGAGAATCTGGATAGCATTGTTGAAGCCATGGCAGACGCTGTGGAAACGCATGCGCAGTCCCTTGCCGTCATGTGTCATGAAGAAAGCGACTGTGGCCGCTGGCAGGACAAAATGGCCAAAAACCTTTTTGTCTGTCGCCGGGTCCGGCAGAGCCTGCGCGGCATGCGCTGCGTCGGCTATCTTGGCGGGCAGGAGCAGGAAGGCGTTTATGACGTTGGTGTGCCCCTGGGCGTCATTGTAGCCCTCTGCCCGGTGACCAGTCCTGTATCTACCGCCATCTATAACGTTCTGCTGGCCATCAAGTCCGGCAATGCCATAATTTTTTCCCTCCACCCCCGTGCTGTGGACAGCATGCGCCACGCCCTGGATATCATGATTGCCGCCGGTCAGGCCCACGGCCTGCCCGAAGGGGCCATATCCTATCTGGACATTGTGGCAAAAAGCGGCACGGAAGAACTCATGCGCCACCCCGGCGTGGCCCTGGTCATGGTTACGGGCGTGCTCGGCATGTTCGAGGCTGCCCGCGCCAGCGGCAAGCCCCTCATCTATGGCGGCACAGGTAACGGCCCGGTTTTCATCGAGCGCAGCGCCGACATTCCAGCCGCCGTGGAGCATATTATCGCCAGCAAAACCTTTGATAACGGGCTGGCGCCTTCAGCCGAGCAGTGCGTCATCGTGGATGGCTGTGTTGAGCGGCAGACCCGCCGGGCCTTTCAGGACAAAGGCGCATATTTCATGAGCGAGGCCGAGGCGCAGGCCCTGTCACGGGTGCTCTTTCATGAAGACGGACGCCGTCACCGCCACATGGTGGGCCAGTCTGCCGAGGCCCTTGCAACCAAGGCCGGCTTTTCCATTCCTGCCGATACAAAAGTGCTCATGGCTGAACGCAAGTACGTTACAGGCGAGGATCCCTATGTCAGGGAACTGCTCTCGCCCGTCCTCGGTTATTACGTGGAACCTGACTGGATGCACGCCTGCGAAAAGTGCGTGGAACTACTGCTTCAGGAGCGGCATGCGCAAACTCTGGCTATCCATAGCCGGGATGAAGAAGTCATCCGCCAGTTTGCCCTCAAAAAACCCGTGGCGCGCCTGCTGGTCAACACCGGCGCTGCTTTTGGCGGCATGGGGCTGACAACCAACCTTACCCCCGCCATGACGCAGGGCAGTGGCATTGCGGGCTACGGCATCACATCAGACAATATTTCACCCATGAATCTCATTTATCGCAGAAAGATAGGCTATGGCGTGCGTGATCTCGCCCAGCTGGCGGATTTCACCGCACCGTCCGCCCCCGGCGGGGGCGCGACCGGCAACGAGCAGAACTTTGACCTGCTCAGACGCGTACTGCGCGAGGCTCTGGGCGCTCTGCCCCAGGCTCGCTGACCCCGGGGCACACACCAAGCCCGCAGGCCCTTCTGACCGCAGAATACGGAGGATAGAACGTGGATCTTCATGATTTTTCGAGCAAAATAGCGGAAGTTACCAAGAATCTTTCGCCTGAAGAGCGCGAGCAGTTGCGCAAGATTTTTGCCACTGTCACCCTGCCCGCCCAGTCGGCCCCTTCCGCAGCGGCACAGCCGTCTCCCGCTGCCCACTCTGGTCCCGGCGTACCTGAAGGGCCTACACAGCGCCATGTGCTGCTGAAAGAAAACTACCTCAAGCAGGTTCCGCGCATCACCATTCACCGCGCCCGCACAATCACCAAGATTGACAAAGAAAACCCCGGTATGCCGCGTATTCTGCTGCGCGCCACTGCTTTTCGCCATTGCTGCGAAAGCGCTCCGCTGATTATCCAGGACCATGAACTCATTGTCGGCGCCCCCAACGGCGCGCCCCGCGCCGGTGCTTTTTCTCCCGAAATTTCCTGGCGCTGGCTCAGGGATGAGCTGGATACCATTGACAGTCGCGCCCAGGACCCTTTCCACCTTGCCGAAGAAGACAAAAAGATCCTGTGTGAGGAAATCTTCCCCTACTGGGCGGGCAAGTCTGTAGATGAATACTGTGAAGCACAGTACCGCGAAGCCGGTCTGTGGGAACTTTCGGGTGAATCCTATGTATCCGACTGCTCCTACCACGCCCTCAACGGCGGCGGCGACTCCAACCCCGGCTACGACGTCATTCTCATGAAGAAGGGCATGCTGGACATTCAGCGCGAAGCACGTGAACACCTGGAACAGCTGAGCTATGACCGGCCCGAGGATATCGACAAGATCTACTTCTACAAGTCGGTTATTGAAACCACCGAAGGCGTCATGATCTACGCCCGGCGCATGTCCAAATACGCAGCACAGCTGGCCGCTCGCGAAAACGACCCCAGGCGCAAGGCCGAGCTGCTCAAGATCGCCGAGGTCAACGCCCGCGTTCCCGCCCATGCCCCCACCACCTTCTGGGAAGCCATTCAGGCCGTGTGGACCGTGGAATCACTGCTGGTTGTGGAAGAAAACCAGACAGGCATGTCCATCGGCCGTGTCGACCAGTACATGTACCCCTTCTACAAGGCCGATATCGAAGCGGGCCGCATGACGCCTTATGAAGCCTTTGACCTCGCAGGCTGCATGCTCATCAAGATGTCTGAAATGATGTGGCTCACCAGCGAAGGCAGCTCCAAATTCTTTGCCGGCTACCAGCCCTTCGTTAACATGTGCGTTGGCGGCGTCAGCCGTGAAGGGCGCGACGCCACCAACGACCTGACCTATCTGCTCATGGATGCGGTGCGTCATGTGCGCATCTACCAGCCCTCGCTGGCTACCCGCGTGCACAACACCTCGCCCCAGGAATACCTGAAAAAAATCGTGTCCGTCATCCGTTCGGGCATGGGTTTTCCGGCTGTGCACTTTGACGACACCCACATCAAGATGATGCTGGCCAAGGGCGTCGACATTGAAG contains the following coding sequences:
- a CDS encoding DUF4125 family protein, producing the protein MVSQEQWGRDLQAALEPLAQGCPEDSLARLRTLLRTCDNTPLCRATTLEATARVLLAMSRGAEAVSVMEEGLALLRNAYGSSSPLTLNLMQNLAHLWLETGSYSKSEELGLEAAAACESAFGAHSPRLASALLHLSAVYYRRKEWDRAEQCLQRARGIWEGHARTSGTLPDQQLGTCLNNLGRLYEERGLLAAGIDWHRQAVALRRKVCGEHEDTAFSLGNLGVALASDGQWIEAARTLEEAVACYEKLGKGRSAEAESYKKNLELCRRASAELGTQPVSGSQSLGQDAREALLAEIIERELVMFLATPNEGGTAICQQRPDSFRVMRRMAHEPLNTDTLASYLDDLRNAELAGRNFMIEKYARMDDRLPPLSVSPLLDEIADAEEIFMRGASAKYPNVIVPDNRGAFKKYLRCELETLSPGTLALYARDLRHARQTGRNTALERYACLARLMGKSSLEELEASVRVAAV
- the cutC gene encoding choline trimethylamine-lyase, translating into MDLHDFSSKIAEVTKNLSPEEREQLRKIFATVTLPAQSAPSAAAQPSPAAHSGPGVPEGPTQRHVLLKENYLKQVPRITIHRARTITKIDKENPGMPRILLRATAFRHCCESAPLIIQDHELIVGAPNGAPRAGAFSPEISWRWLRDELDTIDSRAQDPFHLAEEDKKILCEEIFPYWAGKSVDEYCEAQYREAGLWELSGESYVSDCSYHALNGGGDSNPGYDVILMKKGMLDIQREAREHLEQLSYDRPEDIDKIYFYKSVIETTEGVMIYARRMSKYAAQLAARENDPRRKAELLKIAEVNARVPAHAPTTFWEAIQAVWTVESLLVVEENQTGMSIGRVDQYMYPFYKADIEAGRMTPYEAFDLAGCMLIKMSEMMWLTSEGSSKFFAGYQPFVNMCVGGVSREGRDATNDLTYLLMDAVRHVRIYQPSLATRVHNTSPQEYLKKIVSVIRSGMGFPAVHFDDTHIKMMLAKGVDIEDARDYCLMGCVEPQKSGRLYQWTSTAYTQWPICIELVLNRGVPLWYGKQVCPDLGDLSQFDTFEKFDAAVKEQIRYITKWSSVATVISQRVHRDLAPKPLMSIMYEGCMEKGRDVAAGGAMYNFGPGVIWSGLATYADSMAAIKKLVYDDRKYTLQQLNEALKANFEGYDAILADCLAAPKYGNDDDYADDIAADLIAFTEREHRKYRTLYSILSHGTLSISNNTPFGQLLGASAGGRKAWQPLSDGISPTQGADYKGPTAIIKSVSKMSNDNMNIGMVHNFKLMPGLLDTPEGEQGIITLIRSASILGNGEMQFNYLDNKTMLEAQQNPKDYRDLVVRVAGYSAFFVELCKDVQDEIISRTVLRHF
- a CDS encoding membrane protein, with amino-acid sequence MEHTVQPSGVSGLGGSEAALEAKTKLTSSFRRRGVFTATMSGVSYGTYTAFMTLAMTMGVWGVWYGGGSGLSDFSVMFLLGALGAAVTDACSAFWAVLIAIGKGKLGDFFRCLRTKPGAILIGVAVIGGPLASTCYVLGLQSAGSIIVPISALCPAIGTILSRILFKQAISARMALGIFICFSASAMIGSTGLAENAPPNLFLGLTFGFLAAFGWGLEGCVGGYATSMIDPEIGITIRQVTSAVTNLCILVPLFALIGGDSAFFMIKTAFTDTAAMPWFLVAGFGAYFAFMLWYKGNAMCGTGLGMSCNGAFSFWGPFFCWLVLGLWFGIDGYALAPLVWIAAVIMVAGIFIIAVNPLDFFRKKG
- a CDS encoding aldehyde dehydrogenase family protein, which codes for MIGDKDLISIQQARILAENAIEAGKKLAALPQENLDSIVEAMADAVETHAQSLAVMCHEESDCGRWQDKMAKNLFVCRRVRQSLRGMRCVGYLGGQEQEGVYDVGVPLGVIVALCPVTSPVSTAIYNVLLAIKSGNAIIFSLHPRAVDSMRHALDIMIAAGQAHGLPEGAISYLDIVAKSGTEELMRHPGVALVMVTGVLGMFEAARASGKPLIYGGTGNGPVFIERSADIPAAVEHIIASKTFDNGLAPSAEQCVIVDGCVERQTRRAFQDKGAYFMSEAEAQALSRVLFHEDGRRHRHMVGQSAEALATKAGFSIPADTKVLMAERKYVTGEDPYVRELLSPVLGYYVEPDWMHACEKCVELLLQERHAQTLAIHSRDEEVIRQFALKKPVARLLVNTGAAFGGMGLTTNLTPAMTQGSGIAGYGITSDNISPMNLIYRRKIGYGVRDLAQLADFTAPSAPGGGATGNEQNFDLLRRVLREALGALPQAR
- a CDS encoding BMC domain-containing protein — protein: MLYAGEEALGLIETLGMVPAIYGADNMLKAADVELIAYENVGSTLVTIMVKGDVAAVQASVAAGAAAAATIGKLTAQNVMPRPVRGVGGIAMAHVVDSIPEGDPGLRSLGMIETFGIVYLMEAADAMIKTADVELIGYENVASGYCSALVQGDVAACKSAVEAGVKAVKNMGTDVYSSCVIPTPHRHLVKLVRRYTLA
- a CDS encoding MerR family transcriptional regulator encodes the protein MTKRRYSISQMSEISNISKKALRFYDDLGLIESKRHGANNYRYYTQEDLLAVPPLKYYKQMGFHLGEIREAFELGSNTSLTALRKIFMKKIEGLQEEERTLHLRLTSVHDWLELLHEAEMVLENGLHSVSVKYVQPDDLLFHDQTFSSDIKSAIINLEFTNYVESVSNSITGPVMIRFSSIEDRIKDEPQNVQILQKTILPCQPEETQPYGGFLAACCYHIGEHGAIRDTYRKIQRWCASNNYICDQGSYERYVTDFWTTNHEELFVTEVLVKVSRPGNVRSLMAKAD
- a CDS encoding DUF4037 domain-containing protein, which gives rise to MQGLTLAREFYHACRPVLWEEIPDIMARAAIGLVGEGSECFGCDDTASRDHDFGPAFCLWLPHAELQRHAPRIEAALRRLPAHFGGFDSRLAPAKRLGRVGPLAVEDFYTFFTGLSELPATWQEWLAIPEYQLAACTNGEVFEDGAGEFTRRRRALLAGYPDDVRLKKMAARCMIMAQAGQYNLPRCLQRGDGPAAMFCVTRFAEAALSLVYLCNARYMPFYKWAARLASSLPILGAEVTQTVNRLAAMPLRGAEDMEATRVAEDFCAAVARHLRHMGLSQDTGNWLWAHGPQIMRHVREPQLRHMDMLQG